One genomic window of Lepeophtheirus salmonis chromosome 5, UVic_Lsal_1.4, whole genome shotgun sequence includes the following:
- the Rga gene encoding CCR4-NOT transcription complex subunit 2 isoform X14, protein MEVKMSSSTTTPTYLGLPPQHPPLGMGSLGNPSAVNSRSPLSRSSNSNSAFNSAVGGDRLFSGNRSSVSSNANNLGMNNNSLPPSNNVLPVRNPLFNRDRSKILSPNTFDPSEFPSLGNRDNAAPNPSLSARPNYVGMVKQPAMEASEFTMSNEDFPALPGYKPQSTSHLTGHHASGGPPGLNVPSSSLSLSGGLNNVQQQSTNKLNNASQGLFSSETTMGPSSSSTSTSDHSSSSTHQQQQQPRGIITTPDGMVRNIPPSMVTDQFGMIGLLTFIRAAETDPNLVSLALGAELTTLGLNLNSDVNLYPTFAGPWAETPCRPQDIDYHVPQEYLTNTAIRDKLAPVKLNRYKDDVLFYMFYTNVGDILQLAAAAELYTRDWRFHKDDRVWITRAPGMAPSEKTASYERGTYYFFDVGNWRKVPKDFHLDYDKLEDRPSLPTNLTTAAAGGPSSSTSSGSPAPPGAVGSLAAVSNGPSSTQSGIPSSGQPQHSPIAPVQSQQLSNDSRGGVSSLGAP, encoded by the exons AT GGAAGTGAAGATGAGTTCCTCGACAACGACGCCCACCTACTTGGGCCTTCCTCCTCAACATCCTCCTCTGG GTATGGGAAGTCTGGGGAATCCCTCAGCCGTCAACTCTCGGAGTCCGCTCTCACGCTCTTCGAATAGCAATAGCGCCTTTAATTCCGCCGTGGGTGGAGATCGGCTCTTCTCTGGAAATAGATCCAGTGTCTCCTCCAATGCCAACAACCTGGGCATGAATAACAATAGTCTCCCACCTTCCAACAATGTCCTCCCCGTCAGGAATCCTCTCTTCAATCGAGATCGAAGCAAAAT TCTGAGCCCAAATACATTTGATCCTTCTGAATTTCCCTCATTGGGAAACAGAGACAACGCGGCTCCCAATCCCTCTTTGTCTGCTCGACCAAACTATG TTGGGATGGTGAAGCAACCTGCCATGGAAGCGAGTGAGTTTACAATGTCGAATGAAGATTTTCCGGCTCTTCCCGGGTACAAGCCTCAATCAACGTCTCATTTGACGGGTCATCATGCCTCAGGAGGACCTCCTGGTTTAAACGTTCCATCATCTTCTTTGTCCCTGAGCGGAGGATTAAATAACGTCCAACAGCAATCGacgaataaattgaataatgcTAGTCAGGGACTTTTTTCTTCAGAAACCACCATGGGACCTTCCTCTTCATCCACCTCCACCTCCGATCATTCTTCCTCCTCTACTCATCAACAGCAACAGCAACCGCGGGGTATCATCACAACGCCAGACG GTATGGTAAGAAATATTCCTCCTTCCATGGTCACTGATCAATTCGGAATGATAGGGTTGTTAACATTTATCCGAGCGGCTGAAACGGATCCAAATTTGGTTTCTTTAGCTCTAGGTGCAGAATTGACAACTTTGGGTCTGAATCTCAATTCTGACGTAAATTTATATCCTACGTTTGCGGGACCTTGGGCGGAGACACCGTGCCGGCCGCAAGACATCGACTACCACGTTCCACAAGAATACCTAACAAACACTGCTATTAG agACAAATTAGCTCCTGTGAAGCTCAACCGATATAAGGAtgatgtccttttttatatgttttacacGAATGTTGGTGATATTTTGCAGTTGGCCGCGGCAGCTGAATT atacACTAGGGACTGGAGGTTTCATAAAGATGACCGGGTATGGATAACCCGTGCTCCTGGTATGGCACCGTCAGAAAAAACTGCTTCCTACGAACGTGGAacttactatttttttgatgttggtAATTGGAG aaaagttcCGAAAGACTTTCATCTCGACTATGACAAGTTAGAGGATCGACCCTCATTGCCCACAAATTTGACTACTGCTGCTGCCGGAGGACCCAGCTCATCAACATCATCGGGGTCACCAGCTCCACCAGGGGCGGTAGGCTCCCTAGCAGCCGTCTCAAATGGTCCTTCTAGCACTCAATCTGGTATTCCATCGTCGGGGCAACCGCAACATAGCCCTATCGCGCCTGTTCAGTCGCAACAGTTGTCTAATGATAGTCGAGGCGGCGTATCTTCGCTCGGAGCTCCATAG
- the Rga gene encoding CCR4-NOT transcription complex subunit 2 isoform X2: MDGLGSFEPLFFLSRSWLREVKMSSSTTTPTYLGLPPQHPPLGMGSLGNPSAVNSRSPLSRSSNSNSAFNSAVGGDRLFSGNRSSVSSNANNLGMNNNSLPPSNNVLPVRNPLFNRDRSKILSPNTFDPSEFPSLGNRDNAAPNPSLSARPNYGNYDEFSSNLIRNYKKEPPFFLVGMVKQPAMEASEFTMSNEDFPALPGYKPQSTSHLTGHHASGGPPGLNVPSSSLSLSGGLNNVQQQSTNKLNNASQGLFSSETTMGPSSSSTSTSDHSSSSTHQQQQQPRGIITTPDGMVRNIPPSMVTDQFGMIGLLTFIRAAETDPNLVSLALGAELTTLGLNLNSDVNLYPTFAGPWAETPCRPQDIDYHVPQEYLTNTAIRDKLAPVKLNRYKDDVLFYMFYTNVGDILQLAAAAELYTRDWRFHKDDRVWITRAPGMAPSEKTASYERGTYYFFDVGNWRKVPKDFHLDYDKLEDRPSLPTNLTTAAAGGPSSSTSSGSPAPPGAVGSLAAVSNGPSSTQSGIPSSGQPQHSPIAPVQSQQLSNDSRGGVSSLGAP; encoded by the exons ATGGATGGACTCGGATCCTTTGAGCCTCTCTTCTTCCTTTCCCGTTCTTGGTTGAG GGAAGTGAAGATGAGTTCCTCGACAACGACGCCCACCTACTTGGGCCTTCCTCCTCAACATCCTCCTCTGG GTATGGGAAGTCTGGGGAATCCCTCAGCCGTCAACTCTCGGAGTCCGCTCTCACGCTCTTCGAATAGCAATAGCGCCTTTAATTCCGCCGTGGGTGGAGATCGGCTCTTCTCTGGAAATAGATCCAGTGTCTCCTCCAATGCCAACAACCTGGGCATGAATAACAATAGTCTCCCACCTTCCAACAATGTCCTCCCCGTCAGGAATCCTCTCTTCAATCGAGATCGAAGCAAAAT TCTGAGCCCAAATACATTTGATCCTTCTGAATTTCCCTCATTGGGAAACAGAGACAACGCGGCTCCCAATCCCTCTTTGTCTGCTCGACCAAACTATGGTAACTATGATGAATTCAGCTCTAATCTCATTcggaattataaaaaagaaccccCCTTCTTTTTAGTTGGGATGGTGAAGCAACCTGCCATGGAAGCGAGTGAGTTTACAATGTCGAATGAAGATTTTCCGGCTCTTCCCGGGTACAAGCCTCAATCAACGTCTCATTTGACGGGTCATCATGCCTCAGGAGGACCTCCTGGTTTAAACGTTCCATCATCTTCTTTGTCCCTGAGCGGAGGATTAAATAACGTCCAACAGCAATCGacgaataaattgaataatgcTAGTCAGGGACTTTTTTCTTCAGAAACCACCATGGGACCTTCCTCTTCATCCACCTCCACCTCCGATCATTCTTCCTCCTCTACTCATCAACAGCAACAGCAACCGCGGGGTATCATCACAACGCCAGACG GTATGGTAAGAAATATTCCTCCTTCCATGGTCACTGATCAATTCGGAATGATAGGGTTGTTAACATTTATCCGAGCGGCTGAAACGGATCCAAATTTGGTTTCTTTAGCTCTAGGTGCAGAATTGACAACTTTGGGTCTGAATCTCAATTCTGACGTAAATTTATATCCTACGTTTGCGGGACCTTGGGCGGAGACACCGTGCCGGCCGCAAGACATCGACTACCACGTTCCACAAGAATACCTAACAAACACTGCTATTAG agACAAATTAGCTCCTGTGAAGCTCAACCGATATAAGGAtgatgtccttttttatatgttttacacGAATGTTGGTGATATTTTGCAGTTGGCCGCGGCAGCTGAATT atacACTAGGGACTGGAGGTTTCATAAAGATGACCGGGTATGGATAACCCGTGCTCCTGGTATGGCACCGTCAGAAAAAACTGCTTCCTACGAACGTGGAacttactatttttttgatgttggtAATTGGAG aaaagttcCGAAAGACTTTCATCTCGACTATGACAAGTTAGAGGATCGACCCTCATTGCCCACAAATTTGACTACTGCTGCTGCCGGAGGACCCAGCTCATCAACATCATCGGGGTCACCAGCTCCACCAGGGGCGGTAGGCTCCCTAGCAGCCGTCTCAAATGGTCCTTCTAGCACTCAATCTGGTATTCCATCGTCGGGGCAACCGCAACATAGCCCTATCGCGCCTGTTCAGTCGCAACAGTTGTCTAATGATAGTCGAGGCGGCGTATCTTCGCTCGGAGCTCCATAG
- the Rga gene encoding CCR4-NOT transcription complex subunit 2 isoform X4: MSSSTTTPTYLGLPPQHPPLGMGSLGNPSAVNSRSPLSRSSNSNSAFNSAVGGDRLFSGNRSSVSSNANNLGMNNNSLPPSNNVLPVRNPLFNRDRSKMECSLSPNTFDPSEFPSLGNRDNAAPNPSLSARPNYGNYDEFSSNLIRNYKKEPPFFLVGMVKQPAMEASEFTMSNEDFPALPGYKPQSTSHLTGHHASGGPPGLNVPSSSLSLSGGLNNVQQQSTNKLNNASQGLFSSETTMGPSSSSTSTSDHSSSSTHQQQQQPRGIITTPDGMVRNIPPSMVTDQFGMIGLLTFIRAAETDPNLVSLALGAELTTLGLNLNSDVNLYPTFAGPWAETPCRPQDIDYHVPQEYLTNTAIRDKLAPVKLNRYKDDVLFYMFYTNVGDILQLAAAAELYTRDWRFHKDDRVWITRAPGMAPSEKTASYERGTYYFFDVGNWRKVPKDFHLDYDKLEDRPSLPTNLTTAAAGGPSSSTSSGSPAPPGAVGSLAAVSNGPSSTQSGIPSSGQPQHSPIAPVQSQQLSNDSRGGVSSLGAP, from the exons ATGAGTTCCTCGACAACGACGCCCACCTACTTGGGCCTTCCTCCTCAACATCCTCCTCTGG GTATGGGAAGTCTGGGGAATCCCTCAGCCGTCAACTCTCGGAGTCCGCTCTCACGCTCTTCGAATAGCAATAGCGCCTTTAATTCCGCCGTGGGTGGAGATCGGCTCTTCTCTGGAAATAGATCCAGTGTCTCCTCCAATGCCAACAACCTGGGCATGAATAACAATAGTCTCCCACCTTCCAACAATGTCCTCCCCGTCAGGAATCCTCTCTTCAATCGAGATCGAAGCAAAAT GGAATGCAGTCTGAGCCCAAATACATTTGATCCTTCTGAATTTCCCTCATTGGGAAACAGAGACAACGCGGCTCCCAATCCCTCTTTGTCTGCTCGACCAAACTATGGTAACTATGATGAATTCAGCTCTAATCTCATTcggaattataaaaaagaaccccCCTTCTTTTTAGTTGGGATGGTGAAGCAACCTGCCATGGAAGCGAGTGAGTTTACAATGTCGAATGAAGATTTTCCGGCTCTTCCCGGGTACAAGCCTCAATCAACGTCTCATTTGACGGGTCATCATGCCTCAGGAGGACCTCCTGGTTTAAACGTTCCATCATCTTCTTTGTCCCTGAGCGGAGGATTAAATAACGTCCAACAGCAATCGacgaataaattgaataatgcTAGTCAGGGACTTTTTTCTTCAGAAACCACCATGGGACCTTCCTCTTCATCCACCTCCACCTCCGATCATTCTTCCTCCTCTACTCATCAACAGCAACAGCAACCGCGGGGTATCATCACAACGCCAGACG GTATGGTAAGAAATATTCCTCCTTCCATGGTCACTGATCAATTCGGAATGATAGGGTTGTTAACATTTATCCGAGCGGCTGAAACGGATCCAAATTTGGTTTCTTTAGCTCTAGGTGCAGAATTGACAACTTTGGGTCTGAATCTCAATTCTGACGTAAATTTATATCCTACGTTTGCGGGACCTTGGGCGGAGACACCGTGCCGGCCGCAAGACATCGACTACCACGTTCCACAAGAATACCTAACAAACACTGCTATTAG agACAAATTAGCTCCTGTGAAGCTCAACCGATATAAGGAtgatgtccttttttatatgttttacacGAATGTTGGTGATATTTTGCAGTTGGCCGCGGCAGCTGAATT atacACTAGGGACTGGAGGTTTCATAAAGATGACCGGGTATGGATAACCCGTGCTCCTGGTATGGCACCGTCAGAAAAAACTGCTTCCTACGAACGTGGAacttactatttttttgatgttggtAATTGGAG aaaagttcCGAAAGACTTTCATCTCGACTATGACAAGTTAGAGGATCGACCCTCATTGCCCACAAATTTGACTACTGCTGCTGCCGGAGGACCCAGCTCATCAACATCATCGGGGTCACCAGCTCCACCAGGGGCGGTAGGCTCCCTAGCAGCCGTCTCAAATGGTCCTTCTAGCACTCAATCTGGTATTCCATCGTCGGGGCAACCGCAACATAGCCCTATCGCGCCTGTTCAGTCGCAACAGTTGTCTAATGATAGTCGAGGCGGCGTATCTTCGCTCGGAGCTCCATAG
- the Rga gene encoding CCR4-NOT transcription complex subunit 2 isoform X3 codes for MEVKMSSSTTTPTYLGLPPQHPPLGMGSLGNPSAVNSRSPLSRSSNSNSAFNSAVGGDRLFSGNRSSVSSNANNLGMNNNSLPPSNNVLPVRNPLFNRDRSKMECSLSPNTFDPSEFPSLGNRDNAAPNPSLSARPNYGNYDEFSSNLIRNYKKEPPFFLVGMVKQPAMEASEFTMSNEDFPALPGYKPQSTSHLTGHHASGGPPGLNVPSSSLSLSGGLNNVQQQSTNKLNNASQGLFSSETTMGPSSSSTSTSDHSSSSTHQQQQQPRGIITTPDGMVRNIPPSMVTDQFGMIGLLTFIRAAETDPNLVSLALGAELTTLGLNLNSDVNLYPTFAGPWAETPCRPQDIDYHVPQEYLTNTAIRDKLAPVKLNRYKDDVLFYMFYTNVGDILQLAAAAELYTRDWRFHKDDRVWITRAPGMAPSEKTASYERGTYYFFDVGNWRKVPKDFHLDYDKLEDRPSLPTNLTTAAAGGPSSSTSSGSPAPPGAVGSLAAVSNGPSSTQSGIPSSGQPQHSPIAPVQSQQLSNDSRGGVSSLGAP; via the exons AT GGAAGTGAAGATGAGTTCCTCGACAACGACGCCCACCTACTTGGGCCTTCCTCCTCAACATCCTCCTCTGG GTATGGGAAGTCTGGGGAATCCCTCAGCCGTCAACTCTCGGAGTCCGCTCTCACGCTCTTCGAATAGCAATAGCGCCTTTAATTCCGCCGTGGGTGGAGATCGGCTCTTCTCTGGAAATAGATCCAGTGTCTCCTCCAATGCCAACAACCTGGGCATGAATAACAATAGTCTCCCACCTTCCAACAATGTCCTCCCCGTCAGGAATCCTCTCTTCAATCGAGATCGAAGCAAAAT GGAATGCAGTCTGAGCCCAAATACATTTGATCCTTCTGAATTTCCCTCATTGGGAAACAGAGACAACGCGGCTCCCAATCCCTCTTTGTCTGCTCGACCAAACTATGGTAACTATGATGAATTCAGCTCTAATCTCATTcggaattataaaaaagaaccccCCTTCTTTTTAGTTGGGATGGTGAAGCAACCTGCCATGGAAGCGAGTGAGTTTACAATGTCGAATGAAGATTTTCCGGCTCTTCCCGGGTACAAGCCTCAATCAACGTCTCATTTGACGGGTCATCATGCCTCAGGAGGACCTCCTGGTTTAAACGTTCCATCATCTTCTTTGTCCCTGAGCGGAGGATTAAATAACGTCCAACAGCAATCGacgaataaattgaataatgcTAGTCAGGGACTTTTTTCTTCAGAAACCACCATGGGACCTTCCTCTTCATCCACCTCCACCTCCGATCATTCTTCCTCCTCTACTCATCAACAGCAACAGCAACCGCGGGGTATCATCACAACGCCAGACG GTATGGTAAGAAATATTCCTCCTTCCATGGTCACTGATCAATTCGGAATGATAGGGTTGTTAACATTTATCCGAGCGGCTGAAACGGATCCAAATTTGGTTTCTTTAGCTCTAGGTGCAGAATTGACAACTTTGGGTCTGAATCTCAATTCTGACGTAAATTTATATCCTACGTTTGCGGGACCTTGGGCGGAGACACCGTGCCGGCCGCAAGACATCGACTACCACGTTCCACAAGAATACCTAACAAACACTGCTATTAG agACAAATTAGCTCCTGTGAAGCTCAACCGATATAAGGAtgatgtccttttttatatgttttacacGAATGTTGGTGATATTTTGCAGTTGGCCGCGGCAGCTGAATT atacACTAGGGACTGGAGGTTTCATAAAGATGACCGGGTATGGATAACCCGTGCTCCTGGTATGGCACCGTCAGAAAAAACTGCTTCCTACGAACGTGGAacttactatttttttgatgttggtAATTGGAG aaaagttcCGAAAGACTTTCATCTCGACTATGACAAGTTAGAGGATCGACCCTCATTGCCCACAAATTTGACTACTGCTGCTGCCGGAGGACCCAGCTCATCAACATCATCGGGGTCACCAGCTCCACCAGGGGCGGTAGGCTCCCTAGCAGCCGTCTCAAATGGTCCTTCTAGCACTCAATCTGGTATTCCATCGTCGGGGCAACCGCAACATAGCCCTATCGCGCCTGTTCAGTCGCAACAGTTGTCTAATGATAGTCGAGGCGGCGTATCTTCGCTCGGAGCTCCATAG
- the Rga gene encoding CCR4-NOT transcription complex subunit 2 isoform X13, with protein MSSSTTTPTYLGLPPQHPPLGMGSLGNPSAVNSRSPLSRSSNSNSAFNSAVGGDRLFSGNRSSVSSNANNLGMNNNSLPPSNNVLPVRNPLFNRDRSKILSPNTFDPSEFPSLGNRDNAAPNPSLSARPNYVGMVKQPAMEASEFTMSNEDFPALPGYKPQSTSHLTGHHASGGPPGLNVPSSSLSLSGGLNNVQQQSTNKLNNASQGLFSSETTMGPSSSSTSTSDHSSSSTHQQQQQPRGIITTPDGMVRNIPPSMVTDQFGMIGLLTFIRAAETDPNLVSLALGAELTTLGLNLNSDVNLYPTFAGPWAETPCRPQDIDYHVPQEYLTNTAIRDKLAPVKLNRYKDDVLFYMFYTNVGDILQLAAAAELYTRDWRFHKDDRVWITRAPGMAPSEKTASYERGTYYFFDVGNWRKVPKDFHLDYDKLEDRPSLPTNLTTAAAGGPSSSTSSGSPAPPGAVGSLAAVSNGPSSTQSGIPSSGQPQHSPIAPVQSQQLSNDSRGGVSSLGAP; from the exons ATGAGTTCCTCGACAACGACGCCCACCTACTTGGGCCTTCCTCCTCAACATCCTCCTCTGG GTATGGGAAGTCTGGGGAATCCCTCAGCCGTCAACTCTCGGAGTCCGCTCTCACGCTCTTCGAATAGCAATAGCGCCTTTAATTCCGCCGTGGGTGGAGATCGGCTCTTCTCTGGAAATAGATCCAGTGTCTCCTCCAATGCCAACAACCTGGGCATGAATAACAATAGTCTCCCACCTTCCAACAATGTCCTCCCCGTCAGGAATCCTCTCTTCAATCGAGATCGAAGCAAAAT TCTGAGCCCAAATACATTTGATCCTTCTGAATTTCCCTCATTGGGAAACAGAGACAACGCGGCTCCCAATCCCTCTTTGTCTGCTCGACCAAACTATG TTGGGATGGTGAAGCAACCTGCCATGGAAGCGAGTGAGTTTACAATGTCGAATGAAGATTTTCCGGCTCTTCCCGGGTACAAGCCTCAATCAACGTCTCATTTGACGGGTCATCATGCCTCAGGAGGACCTCCTGGTTTAAACGTTCCATCATCTTCTTTGTCCCTGAGCGGAGGATTAAATAACGTCCAACAGCAATCGacgaataaattgaataatgcTAGTCAGGGACTTTTTTCTTCAGAAACCACCATGGGACCTTCCTCTTCATCCACCTCCACCTCCGATCATTCTTCCTCCTCTACTCATCAACAGCAACAGCAACCGCGGGGTATCATCACAACGCCAGACG GTATGGTAAGAAATATTCCTCCTTCCATGGTCACTGATCAATTCGGAATGATAGGGTTGTTAACATTTATCCGAGCGGCTGAAACGGATCCAAATTTGGTTTCTTTAGCTCTAGGTGCAGAATTGACAACTTTGGGTCTGAATCTCAATTCTGACGTAAATTTATATCCTACGTTTGCGGGACCTTGGGCGGAGACACCGTGCCGGCCGCAAGACATCGACTACCACGTTCCACAAGAATACCTAACAAACACTGCTATTAG agACAAATTAGCTCCTGTGAAGCTCAACCGATATAAGGAtgatgtccttttttatatgttttacacGAATGTTGGTGATATTTTGCAGTTGGCCGCGGCAGCTGAATT atacACTAGGGACTGGAGGTTTCATAAAGATGACCGGGTATGGATAACCCGTGCTCCTGGTATGGCACCGTCAGAAAAAACTGCTTCCTACGAACGTGGAacttactatttttttgatgttggtAATTGGAG aaaagttcCGAAAGACTTTCATCTCGACTATGACAAGTTAGAGGATCGACCCTCATTGCCCACAAATTTGACTACTGCTGCTGCCGGAGGACCCAGCTCATCAACATCATCGGGGTCACCAGCTCCACCAGGGGCGGTAGGCTCCCTAGCAGCCGTCTCAAATGGTCCTTCTAGCACTCAATCTGGTATTCCATCGTCGGGGCAACCGCAACATAGCCCTATCGCGCCTGTTCAGTCGCAACAGTTGTCTAATGATAGTCGAGGCGGCGTATCTTCGCTCGGAGCTCCATAG
- the Rga gene encoding CCR4-NOT transcription complex subunit 2 isoform X8 — MDGLGSFEPLFFLSRSWLREVKMSSSTTTPTYLGLPPQHPPLGMGSLGNPSAVNSRSPLSRSSNSNSAFNSAVGGDRLFSGNRSSVSSNANNLGMNNNSLPPSNNVLPVRNPLFNRDRSKILSPNTFDPSEFPSLGNRDNAAPNPSLSARPNYVGMVKQPAMEASEFTMSNEDFPALPGYKPQSTSHLTGHHASGGPPGLNVPSSSLSLSGGLNNVQQQSTNKLNNASQGLFSSETTMGPSSSSTSTSDHSSSSTHQQQQQPRGIITTPDGMVRNIPPSMVTDQFGMIGLLTFIRAAETDPNLVSLALGAELTTLGLNLNSDVNLYPTFAGPWAETPCRPQDIDYHVPQEYLTNTAIRDKLAPVKLNRYKDDVLFYMFYTNVGDILQLAAAAELYTRDWRFHKDDRVWITRAPGMAPSEKTASYERGTYYFFDVGNWRKVPKDFHLDYDKLEDRPSLPTNLTTAAAGGPSSSTSSGSPAPPGAVGSLAAVSNGPSSTQSGIPSSGQPQHSPIAPVQSQQLSNDSRGGVSSLGAP; from the exons ATGGATGGACTCGGATCCTTTGAGCCTCTCTTCTTCCTTTCCCGTTCTTGGTTGAG GGAAGTGAAGATGAGTTCCTCGACAACGACGCCCACCTACTTGGGCCTTCCTCCTCAACATCCTCCTCTGG GTATGGGAAGTCTGGGGAATCCCTCAGCCGTCAACTCTCGGAGTCCGCTCTCACGCTCTTCGAATAGCAATAGCGCCTTTAATTCCGCCGTGGGTGGAGATCGGCTCTTCTCTGGAAATAGATCCAGTGTCTCCTCCAATGCCAACAACCTGGGCATGAATAACAATAGTCTCCCACCTTCCAACAATGTCCTCCCCGTCAGGAATCCTCTCTTCAATCGAGATCGAAGCAAAAT TCTGAGCCCAAATACATTTGATCCTTCTGAATTTCCCTCATTGGGAAACAGAGACAACGCGGCTCCCAATCCCTCTTTGTCTGCTCGACCAAACTATG TTGGGATGGTGAAGCAACCTGCCATGGAAGCGAGTGAGTTTACAATGTCGAATGAAGATTTTCCGGCTCTTCCCGGGTACAAGCCTCAATCAACGTCTCATTTGACGGGTCATCATGCCTCAGGAGGACCTCCTGGTTTAAACGTTCCATCATCTTCTTTGTCCCTGAGCGGAGGATTAAATAACGTCCAACAGCAATCGacgaataaattgaataatgcTAGTCAGGGACTTTTTTCTTCAGAAACCACCATGGGACCTTCCTCTTCATCCACCTCCACCTCCGATCATTCTTCCTCCTCTACTCATCAACAGCAACAGCAACCGCGGGGTATCATCACAACGCCAGACG GTATGGTAAGAAATATTCCTCCTTCCATGGTCACTGATCAATTCGGAATGATAGGGTTGTTAACATTTATCCGAGCGGCTGAAACGGATCCAAATTTGGTTTCTTTAGCTCTAGGTGCAGAATTGACAACTTTGGGTCTGAATCTCAATTCTGACGTAAATTTATATCCTACGTTTGCGGGACCTTGGGCGGAGACACCGTGCCGGCCGCAAGACATCGACTACCACGTTCCACAAGAATACCTAACAAACACTGCTATTAG agACAAATTAGCTCCTGTGAAGCTCAACCGATATAAGGAtgatgtccttttttatatgttttacacGAATGTTGGTGATATTTTGCAGTTGGCCGCGGCAGCTGAATT atacACTAGGGACTGGAGGTTTCATAAAGATGACCGGGTATGGATAACCCGTGCTCCTGGTATGGCACCGTCAGAAAAAACTGCTTCCTACGAACGTGGAacttactatttttttgatgttggtAATTGGAG aaaagttcCGAAAGACTTTCATCTCGACTATGACAAGTTAGAGGATCGACCCTCATTGCCCACAAATTTGACTACTGCTGCTGCCGGAGGACCCAGCTCATCAACATCATCGGGGTCACCAGCTCCACCAGGGGCGGTAGGCTCCCTAGCAGCCGTCTCAAATGGTCCTTCTAGCACTCAATCTGGTATTCCATCGTCGGGGCAACCGCAACATAGCCCTATCGCGCCTGTTCAGTCGCAACAGTTGTCTAATGATAGTCGAGGCGGCGTATCTTCGCTCGGAGCTCCATAG